One genomic region from Drosophila busckii strain San Diego stock center, stock number 13000-0081.31 chromosome 3R, ASM1175060v1, whole genome shotgun sequence encodes:
- the LOC108604009 gene encoding probable Rho GTPase-activating protein CG5521 isoform X1, giving the protein MFTKKSHADVKKSTAKLQDCKKDSASRLRHLRTILDNVDYEESKSLFETNYSHVYFILYDTFIQAEANLKQKELPFHIVHKAHREELDGSLWLLEKILCLLPELLARRWQCHSLSRIMAKLLHLGNSPKLRREGVKYFLLWYQTLGENAPGYVHAMYADLIPGLIVPQKGVLGPDTEFSATDFLTHPNMKADGGMASVFHDSAFSHPVQSSELVALLPPSSSEKSAPPDPRDGLEVLLNSMVQTAACLRWRDNRAQKDHRAFAFLLQRFKEVFLPVFSPSFDASTSIYNPRLELPVMRAIHKKEEVMASCVVVLINWVSRFTHERLLSHRLDCALQIEGVDHARLLGYQQGLIVRDVFYVSRENINFVHEVYRQAFLLNFTSKAQIEAIRTAIAVYRDWMTGSTPPPFLLEPNDDGQSGMLHTPNSNSNAGGTPRSQRLRTPSYVGAMQQQGSKEQQLVLRAGMQNVLQVFVTNAANVFLVNTANLNICFPARTRDHHSTPLQEQTEICKKVLNVYRTMVMNTRMESRTWEQLLLVLLQVTSVVLHQQPPPSGAKCANLGGILGSAIFQTLIVTWIRAHTNVPVNVLLWEKFLNVLQSLTHREELIIEWNKTIQTLTRVFSRYTYGINLLDLPLDRVAESRGKRRRIGSVWQAGGSGSGSNSNVVSQAQRERDSNSSRSEESSQTGSNSQAPLLPTTQRAHHQHTQSQGGVPQGSRTLPLSPLLSRSYSEGSLASAARNSRMRMRRRQTAQPSASKIEIELEPVQQQQQDMRRAMSLDSLAPPSKPRQRQRCSSQQQEDFATEDGESGAGSRSPSPTASSGIEGGSIKDAQLQIDVLAAEDNDNSGSFGGGSYNSDRRSIMLGGAATGWLPDSTSIMWKRMLGALGDVNRINKSELHAQVFKHLLEMTQNLIKIKQNQGISTDNQSTPAPPTLVPPIGVVAPWCYGALTLERSFKKGKLWALQLLCSLALQGAIGLPQLPLFYHALHQLLTGEDRDLIYAIMKHLEGPRLLSLLLPGHTLLLLDLVHASAILLTSLEVTRSTPRAEVASLLGSLLCYPPTLLPRPVLQPTAQQFELMECADLQDHILNIMLRCARREPSAKARCIALCQLGQWLLLRLSQPQQQPHAPPRGQFQQTVPHAKHVTPPKANTNYHPRIREVLQVLLQALQFKHHTVAVIAVDALKLCAERGAQLAAVERLPQLIISSLCRALEIQNVSKPKDADKVVLTSLMLCLGEFCMAIPAAVMLTPYNEQGDTLVLQVLRVLLQVASAAPRHERVKLTADDDFDMHIAHDDLQGDGKLPEASYQTAETIHACITAIKLCARAVAMQLVTHLGHFPMGIGASRLSSMVEEQDDIYNSSGINTLERRDSMELPSVVNAQNLQLFMLNAGLVASFIELPTLKLPGGGITAGLITAEKQVRVLMRDLNGKACWDASILYSEPRKAELKLAPTPDCSLTPVSLQLPRHTLRHRSPGVLPLAKDAAPDLDQLDDMLAYIGHTSAECVPPSVTQLNAPSCSPLGSGHEAQAISVILNQRQLEQEHLTAQPLKHADSSCSLHSASVSHDSGSLSARSESPFQYCRLLFSHLGLAGWERRSRTHLLQRSEKLLRELRNVDLQKCRETHKMAVIYVAAGQEDKSSILRNTSGSSMYEMFVSALGWEIELETHNGFLGGLPRQGCGATAPYYATPFLELVYHVATRMPSDSSEALLLKTRHLGNDEVHIVWSEHHRDYRRDILPTEFCDVLIVVYPLRNGLFRVTVNRKAEVPWFGPLANESVVSGACLATLIRATAINASRTKRAALPLYQQFYEERNRSLDSVSSRYKESTTFEDFASRIYNPMPMSSLGTLRESNASSSGAPLAAALIDHNRASVKGWVQASIDATPTIALAPSPSAGSTAAMEANTMSALTSASPRGPRKLGAPFKSITKKHSLQQIVVGGSSAGGSTGGETPPDSPTLPLRRIK; this is encoded by the exons atgtttacaaagAAATCACACGCTGATGTTAAGAAGTCAACAGCGAAGCTGCAAGATTGCAAAAAGGATTCGGCCTCACGTTTGCGACACCTACGCACAATTTTAG ATAATGTCGATTATGAAGAGTCCAAGTCGCTGTTCGAGACAAATTATAGCCATGTCTACTTTATACTCTACGACACTTTCATTCAGGCCGAGGCAAATCTCAAGCAAAAAG AACTTCCGTTTCACATTG TGCACAAAGCGCATCGCGAGGAACTGGACGGCTCGCTCTGGTTGCTGGAGAAGATACTATGCCTGCTGCCGGAGCTGCTCGCCCGACGCTGGCAATGTCACTCGCTCAGCCGCATTatggccaagctgctgcatttgggCAACTCGCCCAAGCTGCGACGCGAGGGTGTCAA aTACTTCTTGCTGTGGTATCAAACGCTGGGCGAGAATGCGCCCGGCTATGTGCATGCCATGTATGCGGATCTAATACCAGGACTTATAGTGCCACAGAAGGGAGTGCTGGGTCCAGATACTGAATTCAGCGCTACAGACTTTCTAACGCATCCGAATATGAAAGCAGACGGCGGCATGGCTTCCGTATTTCATGACAGCGCCTTTTCGCATCCAGTGCAGAGTTCCGAGCTGGTGGCATTGCTGCCGCCCTCATCCAGCGAAAAGTCAGCGCCACCAGATCCACGCGATGGACTCGAAGTTCTACTCAATAGCATGGTACAAACCGCCGCCTGCCTGCGCTGGCGCGACAATCGAGCGCAGAAGGATCATCGCGCATTTGCGTTTCTGCTGCAGCGCTTCAAGGAGGTCTTTTTGCCTGTGTTCTCGCCCAGCTTTGATGCCAGCACTTCCATATACAATCCACGCCTGGAGCTGCCTGTGATGCGTGCCATACACAAAAAGGAGGAGGTGATGGCCTCCTGTGTGGTGGTGCTCATCAACTGGGTGTCGCGTTTTACGCACGAGCGCTTGCTTAGCCATCGTCTGGACTGTGCGCTGCAGATCGAGGGCGTGGATCATGCTCGCCTGCTGGGCTATCAGCAGGGCCTGATAGTGCGCGATGTTTTCTATGTGAGCCGTGAGAACATTAACTTTGTGCACGAGGTTTATCGTCAGGCGTTTCTGCTGAACTTCACCTCGAAGGCGCAAATCGAGGCAATACGCACCGCCATTGCGGTCTACAGGGATTGGATGACGGGCAGCACACCGCCGCCGTTTCTGCTGGAGCCCAACGATGATGGCCAGTCAGGCATGTTGCATACGccgaacagcaacagcaatgcaggCGGCACGCCACGCAGTCAGCGCCTGCGCACGCCCTCCTATGTGGGCGCCATGCAGCAGCAAGGcagcaaggagcagcagctggtgctgcGCGCGGGCATGCAAAACGTACTCCAAGTCTTTGTCACGAATGCAGCGAATGTTTTCCTAGTGAACACGGCTAATCTGAACATTTGCTTTCCCGCACGCACACGCGATCATCACTCGACGCCGCTGCAGGAGCAAACGGAGATATGCAAGAAGGTGCTGAACGTCTATCGCACCATGGTGATGAACACGCGCATGGAGTCGCGCACCtgggagcagctgctgcttgtgctgctgcaggTCACCTCGGTGGTGTTGCATCAGCAGCCGCCGCCCAGCGGCGCCAAGTGCGCCAATTTGGGCGGCATACTCGGCTCGGCTATATTCCAAACGCTGATAGTCACCTGGATACGCGCGCATACCAATGTGCCGGTCAATGTGCTGCTCTGGGAGAAGTTTCTCAATGTGCTGCAGTCGCTGACGCATCGCGAGGAGCTGATCATAGAATGGAACAAGACCATACAGACGTTGACGCGCGTCTTTTCGCGTTATACCTATGGAATTAATCTGTTGGATTTGCCGCTGGACCGCGTGGCCGAGAGTCGCGGCAAGCGGCGGCGCATTGGCAGCGTGTGGCAAGCgggcggcagtggcagcggcagcaacagcaatgtggTCAGCCAGGCGCAGCGGGAGCGTGACTCGAACAGCAGTCGCTCCGAGGAGAGCTCGCAGACGGGCAGCAACAGTCAGGCGCCACTGCTGCCCACAACGCAGCGTGCGCATCATCAGCATACGCAATCGCAGGGCGGCGTGCCACAAGGATCGCGTACGCTGCCGCTGAGTCCGCTGCTGAGCCGCAGCTACAGCGAGGGCAGTTTGGCCTCAGCTGCGCGCAACTCGCGCATGCGCATGCGACGTCGCCAAACAGCGCAGCCAAGCGCCTCTAAGATTGAAATTGAGCTTGAgcctgtgcagcagcagcagcaggatatGCGACGCGCCATGTCGCTGGACTCGCTGGCGCCGCCAAGCAAGCCACGTCAACGCCAACGCTGCAGCTCACAGCAGCAGGAAGACTTTGCCACTGAGGATGGTGAAAGTGGCGCTGGCTCGCGCTCGCCCTCGCCCACAGCCAGCAGCGGCATTGAGGGTGGCAGCATTAAGGATGCGCAGCTGCAAATCGATGTGTTGGCCGCTGAGGATAACGACAACTCGGGCAGCTTTGGTGGCGGCTCTTACAACTCGGATCGCCGCTCTATTATGCTGGGCGGCGCTGCCACGGGCTGGCTGCCCGACTCCACCTCGATTATGTGGAAACGCATGCTGGGCGCGCTGGGTGATGTGAATCGCATTAACAAGTCGGAGCTGCATGCGCAGGTGTTCAAGCATTTGCTCGAGATGACGCAGAATCTAATCAAAATCAAACAGAATCAAGGCATATCGACGGACAATCAGAGCACGCCGGCGCCGCCGACGCTAGTGCCGCCCATAGGCGTGGTAGCGCCTTGGTGCTATGGTGCGCTCACACTGGAGCGCAGCTTCAAGAAGGGCAAGCTCtgggcgctgcagctgctctgctCGCTGGCGCTGCAAGGCGCCATTGGGCTGCCACAGTTGCCTTTGTTCTATCATGCGCTGCATCAGCTGCTGACGGGTGAGGATCgtgatttgatttatgctaTAATGAAGCATCTGGAGGGTCCACGTCTgctcagtttgctgctgccggggcacacgctgctgctgctggatttGGTGCATGCCAGCGCCATTTTGCTGACTTCGCTGGAGGTGACGCGCAGCACGCCGCGTGCTGAGGTCGCCTCGCTGCTGGGCTCGCTGCTTTGCTATCCGCCCacgctgctgccacgccccgtGCTGCAGCCTACAGCGCAGCAATTCGAGCTAATGGAATGCGCTGATCTGCAGGATCATATACTGAACATAATGCTGCGTTGCGCGCGTCGTGAGCCTTCGGCCAAGGCGCGCTGCATAGCGCTTTGCCAGCTGGgccagtggctgctgctgagactgtcgcagccgcagcagcaaccgcatgCGCCTCCACGTGGCCAGTTCCAGCAGACGGTGCCGCATGCCAAGCATGTCACCCCACCCAAAGCGAACACCAATTATCATCCACGCATACGCGAAGTGTTGCAAGTGCTGTTGCAAGCGCTGCAGTTCAAGCATCACACAGTGGCTGTCATAGCTGTGGACGCGCTGAAGCTGTGCGCGGAGCGTGGTGCGCAGCTGGCGGCTGTGGAGCGTCTGCCGCAGTTGATCATCAGCTCGCTGTGTCGTGCGCTGGAAATACAAAACGTAAGCAAGCCCAAGGATGCGGACAAGGTGGTGCTAACCTCACTGATGCTATGTCTGGGCGAATTCTGCATGGCGATACCTGCAGCGGTGATGCTGACGCCGTACAACGAGCAAGGCGACACGCTGGTGTTGCAAGTGCTGCGCgtgctgctgcaagtggcCTCAGCTGCGCCCAGGCACGAGCGCGTTAAGCTTACGGCGGATGATGACTTTGATATGCATATAGCGCACGATGATCTGCAGGGCGATGGCAAATTGCCCGAGGCGAGCTATCAGACGGCGGAGACTATACACGCCTGCATTACGGCCATAAAGCTGTGCGCACGCGCCGTGGCCATGCAGCTGGTCACGCATCTGGGTCACTTTCCCATGGGCATTGGCGCTTCACGTTTGAGTTCCATGGTGGAGGAGCAGGATGACATTTATAACAGCAGCGGCATTAATACGCTGGAGCGTCGTGACTCCATGGAGCTGCCCTCGGTGGTGAATGCACAGAATCTGCAGCTCTTTATGCTGAACGCTGGCTTGGTGGCCAGCTTCATTGAGCTGCCTACGCTGAAGCTGCCAGGCGGCGGCATTACCGCTGGCCTAATCACAGCCGAGAAGCAGGTGCGCGTGCTTATGCGTGATTTGAATGGCAAAGCCTGCTGGGATGCCTCCATACTCTACTCGGAGCCGCGCAAGGCTGAGCTAAAGCTTGCGCCCACGCCGGACTGCAGCTTGACGCCAgtgtcgctgcagctgccgcggCACACGCTGCGTCATCGTTCGCCAGGCGTGCTGCCGCTGGCTAAGGATGCAGCGCCAGATTTGGATCAGCTGGATGATATGCTCGCCTATATTGGACACACCAGTGCAGAGTGCGTGCCGCCCAGCGTTACGCAGCTGAATGCGCCCAGCTGCAGTCCCCTGGGCAGCGGCCATGAGGCGCAGGCTATATCCGTTATACTCAATCAGCGCCAGCTGGAGCAAGAGCATCTGACTGCGCAGCCCTTGAAGCATGCCGACTCCAGCTGCTCACTGCACAGCGCCAGCGTGAGCCATGACTCGGGCAGCTTGTCCGCGCGCTCGGAGTCGCCGTTCCAGTACTGCCGCCTGCTCTTCTCGCATCTGggcttggctggctgggaGCGACGCTCACGCACgcatttgctgcagcgcagcgAGAAGCTGCTGCGCGAGCTGCGCAATGTCGACTTGCAAAAGTGTCGGGAGACACACAAGATGGCTGTCATCTATGTGGCCGCCGGGCAGGAGGACAAGAGCAGCATTTTGCGGAAtaccagcggcagcagcatgtACGAAATGTTTGTCTCTGCGCTGGGCTGGGAGATTGAGCTGGAGACGCACAATGGTTTTCTGGGCGGGCTGCCGCGTCAGGGCTGCGGTGCTACGGCGCCTTATTATGCCACGCCATTTTTGGAGCTGGTCTATCATGTGGCCACGCGCATGCCCTCGGACTCATcggaggcgctgctgctgaagacGCGTCATCTGGGCAACGATGAGGTGCACATTGTGTGGAGCGAACATCATCGTGACTACAGACGCGACATTTTGCCCACGGAGTTTTGTGATGTGCTCATTGTCGTCTATCCGCTGCGCAATGGATTATTCCGTGTCACAGTGAATCGCAAGGCTGAGGTGCCTTGGTTTGGACCGCTGGCCAACGAGAGTGTTGTCAGCGGCGCCTGCCTGGCCACGCTCATACGCGCCACGGCCATCAATGCGAGTCGCACCAAGCGCGCTGCTCTGCCGCTCTATCAGCAGTT CTATGAGGAGCGCAATCGTTCGCTGGACAGCGTCTCGTCGCGCTATAAGGAGAGCACTACCTTTGAGGACTTTGCCAGTCGCATCTACAATCCCATGCCCATGTCCAGTCTGGGCACCTTGCGTGAATCCAATGCCAGCAGCTCTGGCGCGCCACTGGCAGCTGCTTTGATAGATCACAATCGCGCCTCAGTTAAAG GCTGGGTGCAAGCATCTATtgatgccacgcccacaatagCACTGGCGCCTTCGCCTTCGGCTGGCTCCACAGCAGCCATGGAGGCCAATACTATGAGTGCACTTACTTCGGCCTCGCCACGCGGTCCAAGGAAACTGGGCGCACCCTTCAAGAGCATCACCAAGAAGCATTCACTGCAGCAGATCGTAGTCGGCGGCAGCAGTGCAGGTGGCAGCACCGGTGGCGAGACGCCGCCGGACAGTCCAACGCTGCCGTTGCGTCGCATCAAATAG